The following proteins are co-located in the Candidatus Korarchaeum sp. genome:
- a CDS encoding rubredoxin, which translates to MIRYKCSVCGYIYDPMRGDESRGIKPGTPFEELPDDWRCPICGAPKSQFYPLDEEY; encoded by the coding sequence ATGATAAGGTATAAATGTAGCGTATGCGGCTACATATATGATCCAATGAGGGGGGATGAGAGTAGGGGGATCAAGCCGGGCACTCCCTTCGAGGAGCTCCCCGATGATTGGAGATGCCCCATCTGCGGCGCCCCTAAGAGCCAGTTCTACCCGTTGGATGAGGAGTATTAA
- a CDS encoding dual specificity protein phosphatase family protein translates to MRREDIKAIKSMGIKAIVCLATEREIYPFWGGILTYEANVISEGMEFYFLPIEPKGAPDIRELIDLLTWISSRATRGKPVAIHCFAGVGRAGTVAAAYLIFKGMTPKAAIDQVRRVRPGAIESSEQEEVLFQLGSVINLVLRKEIPLKLILEPIETKKPRLKIFRLRR, encoded by the coding sequence GTGAGGAGGGAGGACATAAAGGCCATCAAATCTATGGGGATAAAAGCTATAGTCTGCCTGGCGACTGAGAGGGAGATATACCCTTTCTGGGGAGGCATACTAACGTACGAAGCCAATGTGATCTCAGAAGGTATGGAATTCTATTTCCTGCCTATAGAGCCAAAGGGAGCCCCTGACATCAGGGAACTGATAGATTTGCTGACTTGGATCTCATCTAGAGCTACTAGGGGGAAGCCCGTAGCTATCCACTGCTTCGCCGGTGTGGGGAGAGCAGGTACCGTCGCTGCTGCTTACTTGATATTCAAGGGGATGACCCCTAAAGCCGCTATAGATCAAGTGAGGAGGGTGAGGCCCGGAGCTATAGAATCTAGCGAGCAGGAGGAGGTGCTCTTCCAACTCGGCTCAGTGATAAACTTAGTTTTGAGGAAGGAGATACCCCTGAAGCTGATATTAGAGCCTATAGAGACGAAGAAGCCCAGGCTGAAAATATTCAGATTGAGGAGGTAG
- a CDS encoding endo alpha-1,4 polygalactosaminidase, which produces MKLAPLLLSLLIAIPIFSGYPFMEAKEKVSCVLVYYNQKPIPPEILRTHDWIIVDPDNPYVKPGSGRAKLIAYISVGEIEEYRSYFNEIKKYAIGYNPVWGSYVADVRNPEYRNFLIERVARSIVERGFDGFFLDTLDSYKLVADGNEKSFVDALADFVIKLKQKYPDKLIVINRGFEIFDSVKDYIDGFLFEDLFWGLDEDLNYVPVSEEERAYYLEKLKHISEKVPVIVVDYVDPKDMEKRIKVMKAIIELGFVPYIADKELSEIGVNPCTAGISRGPEVIIYFDPRYGSNWIRNPEEYKEYLSSVFDKYNVNYRIVDADSLANILSAGERAILVPTSDVLPDKVWDGTEGSLIVRWLRGGGTIVWTGDWEFYYIGHEGWIERRDGIEEVPFGRRVTSDKAVQVRVTEIGRKYIPSLRGFESMRPFIARDMLLEAYASSDGAFDPAAIKVGEGTFIKVASSTDSLGFLYVAELILNKFYGLGVKLSSEPRVSFCGIVYILPSKASSPKWQREYGDRIYFYVEENLSKYKGLIDEDLKVISSAGYNFIILVIPLDNEPMFLRNLELMDELARERGLGILYAIFPKEKYGREWDYLSKGSSVNSALLKLMNFLSNLKSTQGIAVWYGWEDRKFDPSEIREFYLSLPERMRGIYWVWLDEAYVLEAVKAGLPEDTPVVTELYDPLELALHSGAFKRQIVVTGVWNADSSASWLGRMREKLGLGASGRIVGVWIFDDTNDGFGEKYRAYINGELSSPITIERIGDALAIPSFSVGSDVDLKIVRKHFPDALISNGGVIVVGGPLSNRYSSIKWVKFTRDSMIVNGTEYKSSWGKVDYCLVKLSDKRVYVMGTHRFGTEACLMILPEVKQLNYAIAQWMDRNGNGIVDRDEIKVLRGG; this is translated from the coding sequence ATGAAGCTGGCTCCCCTGCTCTTATCCCTGCTTATAGCTATCCCTATTTTCTCAGGCTATCCATTCATGGAAGCTAAGGAGAAAGTGAGTTGCGTCTTAGTATATTATAATCAGAAGCCAATCCCTCCAGAGATCCTCAGAACGCACGATTGGATCATAGTGGACCCCGACAACCCTTACGTAAAGCCGGGGAGCGGGAGAGCTAAGCTCATAGCTTACATTAGCGTGGGGGAGATAGAGGAATATAGGAGCTACTTCAATGAGATAAAGAAGTACGCTATAGGCTATAACCCAGTCTGGGGGTCTTATGTAGCGGATGTGAGGAATCCAGAGTACAGGAACTTCCTGATAGAGAGAGTGGCCAGATCCATAGTTGAGAGGGGTTTCGATGGATTCTTCTTAGATACTCTCGATTCATACAAGCTAGTCGCTGATGGAAACGAGAAGAGCTTCGTTGATGCTCTAGCCGACTTCGTGATAAAACTGAAGCAGAAGTATCCAGATAAGCTAATAGTGATAAACAGGGGATTCGAGATATTCGATTCCGTCAAGGATTATATAGACGGCTTCCTCTTCGAGGACCTCTTCTGGGGGCTGGATGAGGATCTCAACTACGTCCCAGTGAGCGAGGAGGAGAGGGCATACTACTTGGAGAAGCTAAAGCACATAAGTGAGAAGGTCCCTGTCATAGTAGTGGATTATGTAGACCCTAAGGATATGGAGAAGAGAATTAAGGTGATGAAAGCCATAATTGAGCTCGGTTTCGTGCCCTACATAGCTGATAAGGAGCTATCGGAGATAGGGGTTAACCCCTGCACAGCTGGAATTTCGAGGGGGCCCGAAGTAATAATATACTTCGATCCGAGGTACGGGAGCAATTGGATAAGGAACCCAGAGGAGTACAAGGAATATCTCTCATCGGTCTTCGATAAATATAACGTGAATTACAGGATAGTTGATGCGGATTCCCTGGCCAATATATTATCAGCTGGAGAGAGAGCTATATTGGTACCGACTAGCGATGTACTGCCGGATAAAGTGTGGGATGGGACCGAGGGCAGCTTGATAGTGAGGTGGCTGAGGGGAGGGGGAACCATAGTGTGGACGGGGGATTGGGAGTTCTACTACATAGGGCACGAGGGCTGGATCGAGCGCAGGGATGGGATAGAGGAAGTCCCGTTCGGGAGGAGGGTGACTTCAGATAAAGCAGTTCAGGTGAGGGTTACTGAGATAGGGAGGAAGTACATACCGAGTTTGAGGGGGTTCGAGAGCATGAGGCCCTTCATAGCTCGGGACATGCTGCTGGAGGCTTATGCTAGCTCGGATGGGGCATTCGATCCCGCAGCAATAAAGGTGGGGGAGGGGACCTTCATAAAGGTAGCTTCATCCACCGATTCCCTCGGGTTCCTCTACGTAGCTGAGCTCATCCTGAACAAATTCTACGGTTTAGGAGTTAAGTTATCCTCGGAGCCCAGGGTGAGTTTCTGCGGCATAGTCTACATACTCCCATCTAAAGCATCCTCCCCCAAGTGGCAGAGGGAGTACGGCGACAGGATATACTTCTACGTCGAGGAAAACTTATCGAAATATAAGGGATTGATAGATGAAGATCTAAAAGTTATATCATCAGCCGGTTATAACTTCATAATACTGGTGATACCTCTAGATAATGAGCCCATGTTCCTCAGGAACCTCGAGCTGATGGACGAGCTCGCCCGTGAGAGGGGGCTCGGGATACTCTACGCTATATTCCCGAAGGAGAAGTACGGGAGGGAGTGGGACTACCTATCGAAGGGGAGTAGCGTGAACTCGGCTCTCCTCAAGCTGATGAACTTCCTATCGAATCTTAAGTCAACTCAGGGAATTGCTGTCTGGTACGGTTGGGAGGACAGGAAGTTCGACCCCAGTGAGATAAGGGAGTTCTACCTCTCCCTCCCGGAGAGGATGAGGGGCATCTACTGGGTATGGCTCGATGAAGCTTACGTTTTAGAGGCAGTGAAGGCTGGGCTCCCTGAGGATACGCCTGTGGTGACTGAGCTCTACGATCCCCTCGAGCTAGCTCTACACAGCGGAGCTTTCAAGAGGCAGATCGTAGTGACTGGCGTGTGGAACGCCGATAGCTCAGCTTCCTGGTTGGGGAGGATGAGGGAGAAACTGGGGCTCGGGGCTAGCGGGAGGATAGTGGGCGTGTGGATATTCGATGACACTAACGATGGCTTCGGGGAGAAGTACAGGGCTTACATAAATGGGGAGCTCTCTAGCCCGATAACGATTGAGAGGATAGGGGACGCACTAGCAATACCATCTTTCAGCGTCGGATCGGATGTAGACCTCAAAATTGTAAGGAAGCACTTCCCTGATGCTTTAATATCGAATGGAGGAGTTATAGTAGTCGGAGGTCCTCTCTCAAATAGATATAGCTCTATTAAATGGGTGAAATTCACGAGGGATTCTATGATAGTGAACGGGACTGAGTACAAGAGCTCTTGGGGCAAGGTCGACTACTGCTTGGTGAAGTTGAGCGATAAAAGGGTTTACGTAATGGGGACTCACAGGTTCGGGACCGAGGCTTGCCTGATGATCCTACCGGAAGTGAAGCAGCTTAACTATGCTATAGCTCAGTGGATGGATAGGAACGGGAACGGTATCGTGGATAGGGATGAGATAAAGGTTCTGAGAGGAGGATAG
- a CDS encoding DEAD/DEAH box helicase: AFNSWIEKGRGIIVLPTGAGKTYIALKAIERLRKSTLIIVPTIPLLDQWRDLLTKLGIEAGIIGGGKSELRPVTVITYDSAYLRSDELGNKFELVVFDEVHHLAAAGYIEIGESLASPYRMGLTATLEREDGRHSLLFPIVGGVVYRIGPKELAGTHLSEFDTVRIGVELSEEERAEYDKCLREYREALRDLKLRITGMEDFMKLIRMSSSNPTARRALLAWHRMRKIALNSRSKLDTLQSLLESHKDDKVIIFTEFNEMAEEISRRFLIPLITHRTDKKERKEVLDAFRVGSVTKIVTSKVLDEGLDVPDARVGIILGGTGSRREFVQRLGRILRKREGKRAVLYEVISRGTSEVRVSRRRRKALQR; this comes from the coding sequence GCATTCAATTCCTGGATTGAGAAGGGAAGGGGGATTATAGTGCTGCCCACAGGGGCTGGGAAGACTTACATAGCTCTTAAGGCCATAGAGAGGCTGAGGAAGAGCACCCTCATAATAGTACCGACGATACCCCTCTTGGATCAGTGGAGAGATCTCTTAACTAAGCTGGGGATAGAGGCCGGTATCATAGGAGGAGGTAAATCTGAGCTGAGGCCAGTTACCGTTATAACTTACGATTCAGCTTACCTGAGATCGGATGAGCTCGGGAATAAGTTCGAGCTCGTCGTGTTCGATGAGGTCCATCATCTGGCTGCGGCTGGGTACATAGAGATAGGGGAATCCCTGGCCTCCCCATACAGGATGGGGCTCACAGCTACCCTGGAGAGGGAGGACGGGAGGCACAGCTTACTCTTCCCGATAGTGGGGGGAGTGGTCTACAGGATCGGGCCCAAGGAACTAGCTGGTACTCATCTCTCGGAGTTCGATACAGTAAGGATAGGGGTTGAGCTGAGCGAGGAGGAGAGGGCCGAATACGATAAATGCCTGAGGGAGTATAGGGAAGCTCTCAGGGATCTCAAGCTCAGGATCACGGGGATGGAGGACTTCATGAAATTGATAAGGATGAGCTCATCGAATCCAACAGCTAGGAGGGCCCTACTCGCTTGGCACAGGATGAGGAAGATAGCCCTTAACTCCAGATCGAAACTGGATACCCTTCAAAGCCTTCTGGAGAGCCATAAGGATGATAAGGTCATAATATTCACGGAGTTCAACGAGATGGCTGAGGAGATAAGCAGGAGGTTCCTGATACCACTGATAACACATAGGACGGATAAGAAGGAGAGGAAGGAGGTTCTGGATGCCTTCAGAGTTGGTTCTGTGACGAAGATAGTCACATCCAAGGTGCTGGATGAGGGCTTGGACGTACCCGACGCGAGGGTGGGGATAATACTCGGAGGCACTGGGAGCAGGAGGGAGTTCGTGCAGAGGCTGGGGAGGATACTGAGGAAGAGGGAGGGGAAGAGGGCCGTGCTATATGAAGTAATATCGAGGGGGACCAGCGAGGTCAGGGTATCGAGAAGGAGGAGGAAGGCGCTGCAGCGGTGA
- a CDS encoding DUF790 family protein translates to MLPSQLLRGKVVGGKLILKWALGSELELAEDLIRIFKVGRELKEIEEEEEEIEEYYSDYKLVRGLYILLLRRGRFERPKSSLDPLEARRRVYGIVNRDYHGFVSYEERADAIRRAAEEIGVNEEELERALWADFELKLVEFDAPEPEELLKEYNLALLQTALFKSSRMHLLTSSSGGEVKPLLRALKGLGLMYTASRRDKLELTIDGPASILKLTTKYGVAMAKLVPFIVRMSDWYLRADIVRRKIVRLEVSHRMRDIFPEYEGGIDYDSSLEREFPQMCPQGWKVYREPEPLVSGSSVIIPDFMLEKGRIRIYVEIMGFWTPEYVERKIEKLKDVKEPLLIIARRDLMCSRVEKIRKDILYFERKIDPVELARKLKEIEERYWSDERDRIREEMAELRIDGKFLEVDKLKSILGISEAQLREICCPEGFELIGSYLISEEAISSLREEVMKRRPSKVRELKGILVDMGLPPEIATYVPGRIGIRVSWSSLDEDEADLLYT, encoded by the coding sequence ATGCTCCCATCCCAACTGCTGAGGGGCAAGGTGGTCGGAGGTAAGCTCATATTAAAGTGGGCCCTGGGCAGCGAGCTGGAGCTGGCGGAGGATCTCATAAGGATCTTCAAAGTGGGGAGGGAGCTGAAGGAGATAGAGGAGGAAGAGGAGGAGATAGAAGAATATTATTCAGATTACAAGCTCGTGAGGGGTCTATACATCCTTTTGCTTAGGAGAGGGAGATTTGAGAGACCTAAGAGCTCTCTAGATCCTCTGGAAGCTAGGAGGAGGGTTTACGGGATCGTGAATCGGGATTATCATGGCTTCGTCAGTTATGAGGAGAGGGCTGATGCAATAAGGAGGGCTGCTGAGGAAATAGGAGTCAATGAGGAGGAGCTGGAGAGAGCATTATGGGCTGATTTTGAGTTGAAGCTCGTCGAATTCGATGCACCTGAACCGGAGGAGCTATTGAAGGAGTACAACTTAGCCCTGCTCCAGACAGCTCTGTTCAAGTCCTCGAGGATGCATCTACTCACCTCCTCCTCGGGAGGGGAGGTCAAGCCCCTGCTCAGGGCCCTCAAGGGCCTGGGCCTGATGTACACGGCCAGCAGGAGGGATAAGCTGGAGCTCACGATAGATGGCCCAGCGTCGATACTCAAGCTGACGACGAAGTACGGAGTGGCTATGGCTAAGCTAGTCCCCTTCATAGTGAGGATGAGCGATTGGTATCTGAGGGCAGATATAGTGAGGAGGAAGATTGTAAGGCTGGAGGTCTCCCACAGAATGAGGGATATATTTCCAGAGTACGAGGGGGGCATAGATTACGATAGCTCCCTGGAGAGGGAGTTCCCGCAGATGTGCCCGCAGGGATGGAAGGTATATAGGGAGCCGGAGCCCCTGGTATCCGGAAGCTCCGTAATAATACCTGATTTCATGCTGGAGAAGGGGAGGATCAGGATATACGTGGAGATAATGGGCTTCTGGACCCCTGAGTACGTCGAGAGGAAGATAGAGAAACTGAAGGATGTGAAGGAGCCCCTCCTGATAATAGCTAGGAGGGATCTGATGTGCTCCAGGGTTGAGAAGATCAGGAAGGATATCCTTTACTTCGAGAGGAAAATAGATCCTGTGGAGCTCGCTAGGAAGCTCAAGGAGATAGAGGAGAGATACTGGTCCGATGAGAGGGATAGGATAAGGGAGGAGATGGCTGAATTGAGGATAGATGGCAAGTTCCTAGAGGTAGATAAACTTAAATCCATTCTGGGGATAAGTGAAGCTCAACTCAGGGAGATCTGCTGCCCGGAGGGCTTCGAGCTGATAGGGAGCTATCTGATATCTGAGGAGGCAATCTCATCCCTGAGGGAGGAGGTGATGAAGAGGAGGCCCTCGAAGGTCCGGGAGCTGAAGGGCATATTAGTTGATATGGGGCTCCCTCCTGAGATAGCTACTTACGTCCCCGGGAGGATCGGGATCAGGGTATCTTGGAGCTCCCTGGATGAGGACGAAGCCGATCTTTTATACACTTGA